The DNA window TTTTTTGAAAAGTAGTTCAATTATTTCCTTTTTAACTATATTATCAGTCAAAACTTCATTTAATAAAACTTCAAACTCCATGGGTGGTGAACTAAGTATTCTCTGTAATTCCTACTCGCCATTTTTAAATAGTGATAAACAGTTCCTATTGGAGAAAAATATTCTTTTGATATTTCAAAGAATATCTTAAAAAAATCCTCATTCTTTTTGTAGATGATTGGTGAGCGTAGCCATTCGAACAATACGGGGTTTGATTTATTCATTAGAAAGAAGGCTTTTTTCAAGTCCCAGCCACTATAATCCATCAATTCCTGAATGGGTATTTCAATTACATCTCTTTCAGGAAGAACACTTAAATACCAGTTCGTCTGATGTTTATATATAAATCTTACATCATAGTCACTGTCTAATGATTCAAATCCCCAAGCTCTTGAACCGGATTCAATTGCAAAGAGGATTTTAACATTAAATTCAGCTTCTATCAATGTTAATTTCGTTTCTATTTTCTTTCTTATTTCTGGTGATATCATATTTTTTGTCTATGTTGTATATCTTTTGTTAATTTGTGTTTGTTGTTTTGCAAAAAATGCCAAAACAGTAAATAAAAAACCCGGGCTTTATGCACCGGGTTCTCTAAAAGGCTTTCGCCTGATTTTAATTTGAAAATGGAAAATTTTTGAGACGCGGGAACTACAGACCCAAACTACGTCCAATGATTTCTTTCATAATCTCTGTGGTTCCTGCATAGATGGTTTGGATCCTTGCATCGAGGTAAGCTCTTGCAATTGGGTATTCCATCATATAACCGTATCCACCAAAGAATTGTAAACATTCATCGGTATGGCGTTTTTGCATCTCTGTTGTATACCATTTACACATAGAGGCTTCTGCCGTTGTGTTTTCGCCTTTCATATGTTCCATCACAACTTTATCGCAGAACACTTGCGCCATTTCGAGTTCGGTTGCCATTTCCGCCATTTTGAACTTTGTATTTTGGAAAGACCCGATCTTTTGGCCGAAAGCTTTTCTTTCTTTGATGTATTGGAGAGTGATTTTTTGAACCAGGCGAGTTGCTTCCACAGCAGCAACGGAAAGTACAAGTCTCTCTTGTGCTAACTTTTGCATGAGGTAACGGAAACCTTGTCCTTGTTTGCCGATCAGGTTTGATTTTGGAACAATCACATCGTTAAAATACAATTCAGAAGTGTCTTGGGCTTTGAGTCCGATCTTATCTAAATTACGTCCTCTTTCAAAACCTTTCATCCCTTCTTCAATCATCACAAGAGATATGGTTCCGTTGTCATGTTTCACCGCAGTGATGATGAGATCCGCAAGTTGTCCATTGGAGATAAATGTTTTTTGTCCATTCACTACAAAGTGGTCACCTTTGTCGATGGCACTCGTGCGTAGCGATTTTAAATCAGATCCGGCACCAGGCTCAGTCATCGCAACAGCTAAGATGGATTCCCCAGAAGCGCATTTTGGCAACCAACGTTTCTTTTGTTCATCACTTGCATAAGTAGAGATATAAGGGGCAATCACGTCATTATGAAGGGATATAAAAAATCCACTATTTCCCACACGAGAGGATTCTTCAATGATGATGATATTATAGAGGAAGTCGGCACCAGAACCGCCGTATTCAGTGGGGACATCGGGACAGAGAAGACCATTTTCACCCGCCTTTCTCCAGACTTCTTTTGGCACGATATGGTTTTTTTCCCATTCTTCGTGGTGTGGTTTTACTTCTGTTTCAAAAAATTTCCGAGCCATCTCGCGGAATTGATGGTGTTCTTCAGTAAAGGGGAGGATAC is part of the Leptospira noumeaensis genome and encodes:
- a CDS encoding acyl-CoA dehydrogenase family protein; amino-acid sequence: MERILPFTEEHHQFREMARKFFETEVKPHHEEWEKNHIVPKEVWRKAGENGLLCPDVPTEYGGSGADFLYNIIIIEESSRVGNSGFFISLHNDVIAPYISTYASDEQKKRWLPKCASGESILAVAMTEPGAGSDLKSLRTSAIDKGDHFVVNGQKTFISNGQLADLIITAVKHDNGTISLVMIEEGMKGFERGRNLDKIGLKAQDTSELYFNDVIVPKSNLIGKQGQGFRYLMQKLAQERLVLSVAAVEATRLVQKITLQYIKERKAFGQKIGSFQNTKFKMAEMATELEMAQVFCDKVVMEHMKGENTTAEASMCKWYTTEMQKRHTDECLQFFGGYGYMMEYPIARAYLDARIQTIYAGTTEIMKEIIGRSLGL